One genomic window of Cyprinus carpio isolate SPL01 chromosome B8, ASM1834038v1, whole genome shotgun sequence includes the following:
- the LOC109071245 gene encoding taste receptor type 1 member 1-like has translation MLQVMRFAVEEINNSTTLLPNVSLGYEIFDHCSNIKNLNTVLNLISKNGSIKPKEKLNNYQPKVIALTGPYGSSKTITIAPLITVDLIPMVNYGATSYALSNKLQYPSFVRTIPSNKDLIEMIIHIIRWFGWNWVAFLGSQDDYSTDGLKLFNKYINNTGICLAYQEGLSLNANYSLTLKKIDKLKINVIVVFALPQYASKIIKAAIANNIQDKVWIASQAWAMNQQVPRQPGIRKIGTIIGITERLLSLPGFNEFVYKVNGITDVGYNDRAETGILGMRKTCNQDCDYCSLLTAEEIINENPTFSFAIYSAIYTIAHALHKVLQCDMNECHKNTMAKPYMLLKEIRKLDFPLNGRQVKYNDNYDPTISYAVVLWRTDVNPPQFEMVGTYDTHPEITFSIDNSLMPWHNNGSVPFSNCSVECKAGYSRRTEGFHSCCFSCKKCPPNNYVDFSRKYLKQRLMTYNNLR, from the exons ATGTTGCAAGTAATGAGATTTGCTGTTGAGGAGATTAATAATTCCACAACTCTTTTGCCCAATGTTTCTCTGGGCTATGAAATTTTTGACCACTGTTCtaatataaagaatttaaataCAGTCTTAAATTTAATCTCCAAGAATGGCTCAATAAAACCTAAAGAAAAACTCAACAACTATCAGCCTAAAGTGATTGCTTTAACGGGACCATATGGAAGCTCAAAAACTATTACCATTGCACCATTGATCACAGTGGACCTTATACCAATg GTGAACTATGGAGCTACTAGCTATGCATTAAGCAATAAACTTCAGTATCCTTCTTTTGTGAGAACAATTCCTAGCAACAAAGACCTGATAGAGATGATTATTCACATCATACGGTGGTTCGGATGGAACTGGGTTGCCTTtcttggtagccaagatgattacAGTACAGATGGACTAAAGCTGTTTAAcaagtatataaacaatactggCATTTGTTTGGCCTATCAAGAGGGTCTAAGTCTAAATGCAAACTACAGTCTAACACTTAAAAAGATTGATAAGCTCAAAATCAATGtcattgttgtttttgctttgccACAATATGCAAGCAAAATTATTAAAGCAGCCATAGCAAACAACATCCAAGACAAAGTATGGATTGCAAGTCAAGCATGGGCTATGAATCAGCAGGTTCCAAGACAGCCAGGAATCAGGAAAATTGGCACAATCATTGGCATTACGGAGAGACTGTTGTCATTGCCTGGATTTAATGAATTTGTCTATAAAGTCAACGGAATAACTGATGTTGGCTATAATGATAGAGCTGAGACTGGCATCCTGGGGATGAGAAAGACATGTAATCAAGATTGTGATTACTGCTCATTGTTGACTGCAGAGGAGATCATAAATGAAAATCCCACATTCTCCTTTGCCATCTATTCTGCCATTTATACCATAGCTCATGCGTTACATAAGGTTCTGCAGTGCGACATGAATGAATGCCACAAAAACACAATGGCCAAGCCATACATG CTTCTTAAAGAGATAAGGAAGTTGGATTTTCCACTCAATGGCCGTCAGGTGAAATACAATGACAATTATGATCCAACGATCAGTTATGCAGTTGTGCTCTGGCGCACTGATGTGAATCCTCCACAGTTTGAGATGGTTGGCACATATGATACTCATCCTGAAATTACTTTTAGTATCGACAACTCTCTCATGCCATGGCATAACAATGGTTCT gTTCCATTCTCAAACTGCTCTGTTGAGTGTAAGGCAGGATATTCAAGGCGAACTGAAGGTTTTCATAGTTGCTGTTTTTCCTGTAAAAAATGCCCACCTAACAACTATGTGGATTTTTCTCGTAAGTACCTTAAGCAGAGGTTAATGACATATAATAACTTAAGATAA